The proteins below are encoded in one region of Belonocnema kinseyi isolate 2016_QV_RU_SX_M_011 chromosome 5, B_treatae_v1, whole genome shotgun sequence:
- the LOC117173006 gene encoding uncharacterized protein LOC117173006, producing the protein MNWFLQISALSVIFCKTRCQNHDFKNCPENMIFIPSDENLNDWICHCEESDLYFPATNSCHEAYKRGPCPPENYLIFPPGEKWEKCEKNPCLQDGLVLFEGSCAPIKNPFGNYLIKKLLRVHKFDLRSRFSRSTIKATNIVTAPVKPCPKGTRRDSSGICRPELGSQE; encoded by the exons ATGAACTGGTTTCTTCAAATTAGTGCCCTGTctgtaattttctgtaaaactagATGTCAAAATCACGATTTTAAG aattgtCCAGAGAATATGATCTTTATCCCATCAGATGAGAATTTAAACGATTGGATTTGCCACTGTGAAGAATCTGATTTATACTTTCCTGCAACCAATTCTTGTCACGAGGCTTACAAACGCGGACCTTGTCCTCCTGAAAATTACCTGATTTTTCCACCAggagaaaaatgggaaaaatgtgaaaaaaatcctTGTCTTCAAGATGGTCTCGTTTTATTTGAAGGATCCTGCGCTCCAATCAAAAATccttttggaaattatttaattaaaaagttgttgaGGGTCCACAAATTTGATTTAAGATCACGATTCTCCAGGTCAACAATAAAAGCAACTAATATTGTTACTGCACCTGTGAAACCTTGTCCAAAAGGTACTCGCAGGGATAGTAGTGGAATTTGCAGGCCCGAGTTAGGCTCACAGGAGTAA